From Candidatus Neomarinimicrobiota bacterium, the proteins below share one genomic window:
- a CDS encoding DUF1080 domain-containing protein, producing the protein MIKNVTMLLAIPFALMAYDSEEQGKNHQGWINLFNGKNLEGWKVKITGHELNDNYANTFRVEDGILKVGYDQYEQFDGKFGHIFYKAPFDHYILRFEYRFVGVQTPGGPEWAFRNSGIMLHCQSPESMSLSQDFPVSIELQLLGGNGMDERSTGNVCTPGTHIVMNGKLISRHCIDSASKTYHGDQWVKIEVEVRGSTKIKHKVNGEVVLEYAEPQLDEDDPDAKKLIKDDKLLQEGYIAFQAESHSVEFRKIEILPLNE; encoded by the coding sequence ATGATTAAGAATGTGACAATGCTGCTGGCAATTCCTTTCGCCTTGATGGCCTACGATTCAGAAGAACAAGGCAAAAACCATCAGGGATGGATTAATCTTTTCAACGGAAAAAACCTTGAAGGATGGAAAGTAAAGATAACTGGCCACGAACTGAATGACAACTATGCAAATACATTCAGAGTTGAAGATGGAATCCTCAAAGTAGGTTACGATCAGTATGAGCAATTTGACGGAAAGTTTGGTCATATCTTTTACAAGGCCCCGTTTGACCACTACATCCTTCGTTTCGAATATCGATTCGTGGGAGTACAGACTCCTGGCGGACCCGAATGGGCATTTCGCAATAGTGGGATAATGTTACATTGCCAATCTCCTGAAAGTATGTCACTGAGTCAGGATTTCCCTGTTTCAATCGAGTTACAGCTTCTTGGCGGTAATGGAATGGATGAACGATCCACCGGTAATGTCTGTACGCCGGGAACGCATATTGTGATGAACGGCAAGCTTATTAGCCGTCACTGTATCGATTCCGCCTCAAAAACTTATCACGGTGACCAATGGGTAAAGATAGAAGTGGAAGTCAGGGGCAGCACCAAGATCAAACACAAGGTTAACGGGGAGGTCGTATTAGAGTATGCTGAACCTCAGCTTGACGAAGATGACCCTGACGCTAAAAAACTTATCAAGGACGATAAGCTACTTCAGGAGGGTTACATAGCCTTCCAGGCCGAAAGTCATTCTGTTGAATTCCGGAAAATAGAAATCCTCCCTTTAAATGAATAA